The Erinaceus europaeus chromosome 16, mEriEur2.1, whole genome shotgun sequence genome includes a window with the following:
- the SEMA6D gene encoding semaphorin-6D isoform X10: MRFFLPCAYVLLLMITQLRAVSFPEDDEPLNTVDYHYSKQYPVFRGRPSGNESQHRLDFQLMLKIQDTLYIAGRDQVYTVNLNEIPKTEVIPSKKLTWRSRQLDRENCAMKGKHKDECHNFIKVFVPRNDEMVFVCGTNAFNPMCRYYRLNTLEYDGEEISGLARCPFDARQTNVALFADGKLYSATVADFLASDAVIYRSMGDGSALRTIKYDSKWIKEPHFLHAIEYGNYVYFFFREIAVEHNNLGKAVYSRVARICKNDMGGSQRVLEKHWTSFLKARLNCSVPGDSFFYFDVLQSITDIIQINGIPTVVGVFTTQLNSIPGSAVCAFSMDDIEKVFKGRFKEQKTPDSVWTAVPEDKVPKPRPGCCAKHGLAEAYKTSIEFPDETLSFIKSHPLMDSAVPPIAEEPWFTKTRIRYRLTAIAVDHSAGPHQNYTVIFVGSEAGVVLKVLAKTSPFSLNDSVLLEEIEAYNHAK; encoded by the exons ATGAGGTTCTTCTTGCCCTGTGCCTACGTACTGCTCCTGATGATTACCCAGTTGAGAGCAGTCAGCTTCCCTGAAGATGACGAACCCCTGAATACTGTTGACTACCACT ATTCAAAGCAATATCCGGTTTTTAGAGGACGCCCTTCAGGCAATGAATCTCAGCACAGGCTGGACTTTCAGCTGATGTTGAAAATTCAAGACACACTTTATATTGCTGGCAG ggATCAAGTTTATACAGTAAATTTAAATGAAATCCCCAAAACAGAAGTAATCCCAAGCAAG AAACTGACATGGAGATCACGGCAACTGGATCGAGAAAACTGTGCTATGAAAGGCAAACATAAA GATGAGTGCCACAACTTTATCAAAGTGTTTGTTCCAAGAAACGATGAGATGGTGTTTGTCTGTGGTACCAACGCATTCAACCCCATGTGTCGATACTATAGG ctGAATACCTTAGAGTATGATGGGGAAGAAATTAGTGGCCTGGCAAGATGCCCATTTGATGCCAGACAAACCAATGTTGCCCTTTTTGCTG ATGGAAAGCTGTACTCTGCCACAGTGGCTGACTTCTTAGCCAGTGATGCTGTTATTTATCGAAGCATGGGTGATGGATCTGCCCTTCGCACAATAAAATATGATTCCAAATGGATAAAAG AGCCCCACTTTCTCCATGCCATAGAATATGGGAactatgtctacttcttctttCGAGAAATTGCTGTGGAACATAACAACTTAGGCAAG GCTGTCTATTCCCGTGTAGCCCGCATATGTAAAAATGACATGGGGGGCTCCCAGCGGGTCCTAGAGAAACACTGGACTTCCTTCCTGAAGGCTCGGCTGAACTGTTCCGTCCCTGGAGATTCGTTTTTCTACTTTGATGTATTGCAGTCTATCACAGACATAATACAAATCAATGGCATCCCCACTGTGGTTGGGGTGTTTACCACACAGCTCAACAG CATCCCAGGTTCTGCAGTGTGTGCCTTTAGCATGGATGACATTGAAAAAGTATTCAAAGGACGTTTTAAAGAGCAGAAGACCCCAGATTCTGTTTGGACAGCAGTCCCCGAAGACAAAGTACCAAAGCCAAG GCCTGGCTGTTGTGCAAAGCATGGCCTTGCTGAGGCATATAAAACCTCCATCGAGTTCCCAGATGAAACCCTGTCTTTCATCAAATCCCACCCACTGATGGATTCAGCTGTTCCCCCCATTGCTGAGGAGCCCTGGTTTACGAAGACTCGGATCAG GTACAGACTGACCGCCATTGCAGTGGACCACTCGGCTGGACCCCACCAGAACTACACGGTCATCTTTGTTGGCTCGGAAGCTGGCGTGGTACTTAAAGTTCTGGCAAAGACCAGCCCTTTCTCTTTGAACGACAGCGTGTTACTGGAAGAGATAGAAGCCTATAACCATGCAAAgtag